Proteins encoded in a region of the Sphingopyxis sp. OAS728 genome:
- a CDS encoding response regulator transcription factor has translation MEDSLKRAQPLTERELSILELLALGQSTKEISRLVDIAPRTVERMVDNIRSRFDARNRAHLITVALRLGLLSIEGK, from the coding sequence TTGGAAGACAGCCTCAAAAGAGCGCAGCCCCTTACCGAGCGGGAACTGTCGATCCTTGAGCTTCTTGCCCTTGGTCAGTCGACCAAGGAGATTTCGCGCCTCGTCGACATCGCGCCGAGAACGGTCGAACGAATGGTCGACAATATTAGGTCAAGGTTCGATGCACGGAACCGCGCTCACCTCATCACCGTGGCGCTGCGCCTTGGTCTGCTATCCATCGAAGGTAAATAG
- a CDS encoding DUF6118 family protein, giving the protein MTETAPQPEPEALSVEDAVEALIRGLAGVRSSVDGFAKLQQEIHGRDYSPELGLIAQRWKEAREAIDSLKQRPVLALTPKDIAHQIEIAGRDGRSADHEAWRSAQQRLDDAARAIGMVVKSARTAQQQNHWLAIGVASASVLAFIAGCTVPPLVDRAAPAEWRWPENRAAALLERDAWSAGQHLMQTSDPAEWDRLKAAARFYKENEAEIAACVRRAKKRTVRCEVSVAPPEPGNKTTA; this is encoded by the coding sequence ATGACAGAAACTGCACCCCAGCCCGAACCCGAAGCCCTTTCCGTCGAGGACGCTGTAGAAGCGCTAATCCGCGGCCTCGCCGGTGTGCGATCTTCGGTCGACGGGTTTGCCAAGCTCCAGCAGGAAATACACGGGCGCGACTATAGCCCGGAGTTAGGCTTGATTGCTCAGAGGTGGAAGGAAGCGCGCGAAGCCATCGACAGCTTGAAGCAACGCCCTGTCCTGGCGCTGACGCCGAAGGATATCGCGCACCAGATCGAAATCGCCGGCCGCGATGGACGTTCGGCCGATCATGAAGCCTGGCGATCGGCGCAGCAGCGCCTTGACGACGCTGCTCGTGCGATCGGGATGGTAGTTAAATCTGCCCGAACGGCACAGCAGCAAAATCACTGGCTCGCGATCGGAGTCGCTTCGGCATCCGTTTTAGCATTTATTGCGGGTTGCACGGTCCCGCCGCTTGTCGACCGCGCCGCCCCGGCGGAATGGCGTTGGCCCGAAAATCGGGCTGCGGCACTGTTGGAGCGCGATGCCTGGAGTGCAGGACAGCATTTGATGCAGACGTCCGACCCCGCGGAATGGGACCGTCTGAAAGCCGCGGCTCGCTTTTACAAAGAGAACGAGGCGGAGATTGCTGCGTGCGTTCGGCGCGCTAAGAAAAGGACGGTGCGCTGCGAGGTTAGTGTGGCGCCGCCGGAGCCTGGCAACAAAACGACGGCTTAG